In a single window of the Vitis vinifera cultivar Pinot Noir 40024 chromosome 6, ASM3070453v1 genome:
- the LOC109122826 gene encoding glutathione S-transferase U7, with protein MAAISLQTATMAEEVKLFGTWASPFSRRIEVALKLKGVQFEYIEENLSNKSPALLKYNPVHKKIPVLVHNGKPVAESLVILEYIDETWKHNPILPTDPYEKAMARFWAKYMDDKLWPAATKVVVSKGEEQKAVIEEIQEQLKTLESELKEKKFFGGESLGFVDIAANIIVFLLVAQEALGLMEILTEEKFPVLHEWYQRLVDDAVFKECVPPRERHLGFFKARFGSSTASK; from the exons ATGGCAGCCATATCTCTTCAAACAGCAACTATGGCTGAAGAAGTAAAGCTTTTTGGCACATGGGCAAGCCCCTTTAGCCGCAGAATTGAAGTGGCCCTCAAGCTGAAAGGAGTTCAATTTGAGTACATAGAAGAGAACTTGTCCAATAAGAGTCCTGCGCTTCTCAAGTATAATCCAGTTCACAAGAAAATCCCTGTGCTTGTACACAATGGAAAGCCGGTTGCAGAGTCACTTGTCATCCTGGAGTACATTGATGAGACCTGGAAACATAATCCCATCTTGCCTACAGACCCTTATGAGAAGGCCATGGCACGGTTCTGGGCTAAGTACATGGATGACAAG CTCTGGCCGGCAGCAACAAAGGTCGTGGTGAGTAAGGGAGAGGAGCAAAAGGCAGTGATTGAAGAAAtccaggagcagctgaaaactCTAGAGAGTGAACtgaaagagaagaaattctTTGGAGGGGAGAGTTTGGGATTTGTAGACATAGCTGCAAACATTATagtttttcttcttgttgcccAAGAAGCTCTGGGATTAATGGAGATCCTGACCGAAGAGAAGTTTCCTGTTTTGCATGAATGGTATCAAAGGCTTGTCGATGATGCTGTTTTCAAGGAATGTGTGCCACCAAGGGAGCGACATCTTGGCTTCTTCAAAGCTCGGTTTGGATCCTCGACGGCTTCCAAATGA